From a single Silene latifolia isolate original U9 population chromosome 6, ASM4854445v1, whole genome shotgun sequence genomic region:
- the LOC141587904 gene encoding protein FAR1-RELATED SEQUENCE 5-like, with translation MYYQLNVDTKFRQVTIFRTNVYTNINSTDINIYTRDGSTIFYVEQVYPQSRHRLCQWHIQQNAISHFGTLKHDRPFQNMFNQCLNGCFSETEFEATWRTMTTEYGLDNHLWFNRLYSLRTKWCTVFNNMYFSAGILSSQRSESTNHAMGFQASKTTSVTEFFGIYETTVRRWREEEELKEFNCIRATPTSVFPLVDLLQHASQIYTLHLFRVFEKEFGLAMGTRASIVQSEDSTLLYRVHTGGNEGSSHHVTYDCGNHLTDCTCMKYQVMGVLCSHIIRVLHMHSVQGIPSAYIRRRWTKFAKTEV, from the coding sequence CACAGATATAAACATCTACACTCGAGATGGTAGCACTATTTTCTATGTTGAACAGGTGTACCCACAAAGTAGACACAGGCTATGTCAATGGCATATCCAACAAAATGCCATCTCTCACTTTGGAACTTTAAAGCATGATAGGCCATTCCAGAATATGTTCAACCAATGCCTCAATGGTTGCTTTAGTGAAACTGAATTTGAAGCGACTTGGCGAACTATGACGACAGAGTATGGCCTCGATAACCACCTATGGTTCAACCGACTATACAGCCTACGAACCAAATGGTGCACTGTGTTCAATAACATGTACTTTTCAGCGGGTATTCTATCGTCGCAAAGGAGCGAGAGCACAAACCATGCAATGGGTTTTCAAGCTTCAAAAACAACTTCAGTTACCGAGTTCTTTGGTATATACGAAACAACTGTCCGGAGATGGAGAGAAGAGGAGGAGCTCAAAGAATTCAACTGTATTAGAGCGACCCCGACCTCCGTGTTCCCCCTTGTGGACCTATTGCAACACGCGTCACAGATTTACACTCTACATCTGTTTCGTGTTTTTGAAAAAGAGTTTGGTCTTGCCATGGGTACCCGCGCATCTATTGTACAATCCGAGGATTCTACCCTATTGTACAGGGTCCACACTGGCGGCAATGAGGGATCATCCCATCACGTGACCTATGATTGCGGGAACCACCTAACTGACTGCACTTGTATGAAGTATCAAGTGATGGGTGTTCTATGCAGTCACATTATTAGGGTCCTCCACATGCACTCTGTCCAGGGAATCCCGTCTGCATATATTCGAAGGCGGTGGACGAAGTTCGCGAAGACTGAGGTGTAG